ACCAACACTGTCCAGGTGTTGTGAAAAGACTGGAATGTCCACGGTCGATGCTACCCGGTAGATATCCGGGATCTGGGGTGCTGCTACAATATTGGCACCGGTCTCATCGGCCACATCTTTACAGGACTGGGCTATTGATACTGCATTCTTTCCTGTACCTTCCAGATAGGTCTTGAAATTGAGTACAATTATTGGTTGATTCATTTGACTTTCCTCATAATCTGGTTATTAAAATTAAATGATGATGATTATTGCTTAATTATTTTTGGTTCGTTTTTCACCTTTTATGTGTATTTAATAAACTCACGATAAAATATAAATACATTAAATATCATTATTAATAATTAGTATTTGTCTGAAAACAGATTTTATACTTATGCAGGGATTGGGTCTATTGGGGGACAATAAATCCCCCAATCATTACAACAAGCAACTATCCTTGATTTTTTAGAATATTCTTATATATCAAAAGTTCTATTTTTCCAACCAGATGCCAATATTATATACAGTTTACGAATCACTGGTACTGGGTGCCCTGGACTCGGGAGTATCCCTTGCCACAGGAGTGCCTGGTTATCCCATAAATGAAATAATGGGATTATTAATGGACTCATCTATAGAAGCGCGGTGGTCTATCAATGAAAAAGTAGCGCTTGAAGCAGCATTGGGTGCTTCTGCAGTGGGAAAAAGGTCAATTGTAATTGTCAAACACGTTGGCATGAATATACTGGCAGATCCCCTTATCACTTCAGCAACCCATACCATCGGTGCCGGGGTTGTGATAATTTCGGGGGACGATCCTGGTGCAGAAAAGAGTCAGAATGAACAGGATTCCCGTTATTATGGTCTCTTAGCAGAAGTCCCTGTATTTGACCCTGCCAACCCAATTATTGCATATACATCCATATCCTACGCCTTCCAGCTCTCAGAAGAAGTGAGTACACCAGTAATTATCAGGGTTACTGAAAGATTGAACAATATTAGAGATAAACTGGAAAGGAAAAAAAATGAGTTAAAAGACTTTCCAAAATTTGATCGGAAAATATGGTCTTATACTCACAAGGGCAGACACCAGCGATTCCACTTACAATCCTATCCAAAAATGTTAATGGCCTCAATAAAGACCGGGATGAATATTTATCATAACAGGTGCAAAGAAATGGGTATCATTTCATCCGGATATGTTTCTACATTAATAGAAGAAGTGCTTTCTGAAAAATATAAAGACGTGTCCCATCTGGCACTTACTCTGATAAACCCTCTACCCAGACCTATAATTGAAGAGTTTATAAAGAAACATTCACGAGTACTGGTTATAGAGGAGACTGAGCCTGTTATCGAACAGCAGTTATCAAATGAAGGGATTGTTGGGAAATTAACAGGACACCTAGGACATGAAAAAATCGAAACCAATGATATAATTCTGGCATTAGAAAA
The sequence above is a segment of the Methanosarcinales archaeon genome. Coding sequences within it:
- a CDS encoding indolepyruvate ferredoxin oxidoreductase subunit alpha, with protein sequence MPILYTVYESLVLGALDSGVSLATGVPGYPINEIMGLLMDSSIEARWSINEKVALEAALGASAVGKRSIVIVKHVGMNILADPLITSATHTIGAGVVIISGDDPGAEKSQNEQDSRYYGLLAEVPVFDPANPIIAYTSISYAFQLSEEVSTPVIIRVTERLNNIRDKLERKKNELKDFPKFDRKIWSYTHKGRHQRFHLQSYPKMLMASIKTGMNIYHNRCKEMGIISSGYVSTLIEEVLSEKYKDVSHLALTLINPLPRPIIEEFIKKHSRVLVIEETEPVIEQQLSNEGIVGKLTGHLGHEKIETNDIILALENIHHNSVIRPGKPQTIKSRGFSRTICEDCPYNVLYKILGTLEVPVAGDLGCSIRTAPPPMEVVDMAYSLGSSIATATGFDKKGIALIGDYGLVHTGLQGLIEAVFHKKDVLVIVLQNNIAALTGGQDVPDMTEVIKCIVPESCISINVENIKEIKLSIVLQSELKKKGISVILARGKCRLY